The following are from one region of the Sandaracinus amylolyticus genome:
- a CDS encoding esterase/lipase family protein, which translates to MRRWRGLKALVHDAVDATTELVEEGHESTSRSVMRVLGAIEPLAEPARAVDEVRRVTTHGVLATIRAVNRAVEVVTDVGLDAAEHAVRMKGLPVEDPAVPMRSDALRTMRGIGDAAMGIVNGAIGDRLYARSNGLDLGMQLRHADTYLPLEAEVDRAAVARVLEGATSKIVVLVHGLMATEWSWCLESEAYWGDPAASFGTMLARDLGYTPIFARYNTGRHVSENGRRLAREIALLVDAYPVPIDEIVLVGHSMGGLVVRSACHYASEEGLVWTAKVKRVISLGSPHHGAPLERVGLVAARVLGAIDTPGTRIPARLIEARSAGIKDLGRGKLVDEDWLGRDPDALREDACREIPLLDHATYHFLSATVTEDRDHLVAKVIGDLLVLSPSACGERLAHRTFPIDVQHFGGVMHHQLQNHPAVYEQVRRACASEA; encoded by the coding sequence ATGCGACGCTGGCGGGGTCTGAAGGCGCTGGTCCACGACGCGGTGGACGCGACGACCGAGCTGGTCGAGGAAGGGCACGAGTCCACCTCGCGATCGGTCATGCGCGTGCTCGGCGCGATCGAGCCGCTCGCGGAGCCGGCGCGCGCGGTCGACGAGGTGAGGCGCGTGACCACGCACGGCGTGCTCGCGACGATCCGCGCGGTGAACCGCGCGGTCGAGGTGGTGACCGACGTCGGCCTCGACGCGGCCGAGCACGCGGTGCGGATGAAGGGCCTGCCGGTCGAGGATCCCGCGGTGCCGATGCGCTCCGACGCGCTGCGCACGATGCGTGGGATCGGCGACGCGGCGATGGGCATCGTGAACGGCGCGATCGGCGATCGGCTCTATGCGCGCTCGAACGGGCTCGACCTCGGCATGCAGCTCCGTCACGCCGACACCTACCTGCCGCTCGAGGCGGAGGTCGATCGCGCGGCGGTCGCGCGGGTGCTCGAGGGCGCGACCTCGAAGATCGTCGTGCTGGTGCACGGGCTCATGGCGACCGAGTGGTCGTGGTGCCTCGAGTCCGAGGCGTATTGGGGCGATCCCGCCGCGAGCTTCGGGACGATGCTCGCGCGCGACCTCGGGTACACGCCGATCTTCGCTCGCTACAACACCGGTCGGCACGTGTCGGAGAACGGCCGGCGCCTGGCGCGCGAGATCGCGCTGCTAGTCGACGCGTACCCGGTGCCGATCGACGAGATCGTGCTCGTCGGGCACAGCATGGGCGGGCTGGTGGTGCGCAGCGCGTGTCACTACGCGAGCGAAGAAGGGCTCGTGTGGACCGCGAAGGTGAAGCGGGTGATCAGCCTCGGATCGCCGCACCACGGCGCGCCGCTCGAGCGCGTGGGGCTGGTCGCGGCGCGCGTGCTCGGCGCGATCGACACGCCGGGCACCCGCATCCCGGCACGGCTCATCGAGGCACGGAGCGCGGGCATCAAGGATCTCGGGCGCGGAAAGCTGGTCGACGAGGACTGGCTCGGTCGCGATCCCGACGCGCTGCGCGAGGACGCGTGCCGCGAGATCCCGCTGCTCGATCACGCGACCTATCACTTCCTCTCCGCGACGGTCACCGAGGATCGTGATCACCTCGTGGCCAAGGTGATCGGCGACCTGCTCGTGCTCTCGCCGAGCGCGTGTGGAGAGCGCCTCGCGCACCGCACGTTCCCGATCGACGTGCAGCACTTCGGCGGCGTGATGCACCACCAGCTGCAGAACCATCCCGCGGTCTACGAGCAGGTGCGGCGCGCCTGCGCGAGCGAGGCGTGA
- a CDS encoding phosphoribosyltransferase: MRFEDRIDAGRQLARRLQHHRASGPVVVGLTRGGVPVAAEVARALGAELDALVVRKLGAPIQPELGMGAIAEGGGRWVDPSIVAITGTTEDELVDVETRERALMQRRITQYRAAKPRVPLRDRTVILVDDGIATGGTVRAALQSIRNEKPRSIVLAVPVAAVSTLEALEHLADEVVCVEPRHDLHAIGLWYRDFSQVDDGEVVAALRAARGGREQTTSP; encoded by the coding sequence GTGCGATTCGAGGATCGGATCGATGCAGGGCGGCAGCTCGCGCGACGGCTCCAGCACCATCGCGCGAGCGGGCCGGTGGTGGTCGGGCTCACCCGCGGCGGCGTGCCGGTCGCGGCCGAGGTCGCGCGGGCGCTGGGCGCGGAGCTCGACGCGCTCGTGGTGCGCAAGCTCGGCGCGCCGATCCAGCCCGAGCTCGGCATGGGCGCGATCGCCGAGGGCGGAGGCCGGTGGGTCGATCCGTCGATCGTCGCGATCACCGGCACCACCGAGGACGAGCTGGTCGACGTCGAGACGCGCGAGCGCGCGCTGATGCAGCGACGCATCACGCAGTACCGCGCCGCGAAGCCGCGCGTGCCGCTGCGCGATCGCACGGTGATCCTGGTCGACGACGGCATCGCGACGGGCGGCACCGTGCGCGCGGCGCTGCAGTCGATCCGCAACGAGAAGCCGCGCTCGATCGTGCTCGCGGTGCCGGTCGCGGCGGTGTCGACGCTCGAGGCGCTCGAGCACCTCGCCGACGAGGTCGTGTGCGTGGAGCCGCGCCACGATCTGCACGCGATCGGGCTCTGGTACCGCGACTTCTCGCAGGTCGACGACGGCGAGGTGGTCGCGGCCCTGCGCGCGGCGCGCGGCGGGCGCGAGCAGACGACCTCGCCCTGA
- a CDS encoding LysR family transcriptional regulator: MNLSAIDLNLLLMLHVVLEERSVTRAARRLHVTPPAISNALARLRAQLDDPLLVRSGRGLVATPRALELAPRLARAVGDLTLVVQGGESDPAESARELTLALADPDQIATLPRIVPTFAERLPRARLRVVSIDTLISTGGLAGGEIDAAIGPAEAANGLHTAPLYEEAGVLVARCGHPILRGKMTSERFRALRHVDVHLALGRGGVGHRVAEDALSRGGLARDIVVTVPTFTAAAMVVAQSDLVAGIPRRIAEALAPRLELVIMPIPIPAMRFEMQLLWHDRTHHDAVAARFRAAVIDAARPKKKRRGA, encoded by the coding sequence ATGAATCTGTCGGCGATCGATCTGAACCTGCTCCTGATGCTGCACGTGGTGCTCGAGGAGCGCTCGGTCACGCGCGCCGCGCGCCGTCTCCACGTCACGCCGCCGGCGATCAGCAACGCGCTCGCGCGGTTGCGGGCCCAGCTCGACGACCCGCTGCTGGTGCGGAGCGGGCGCGGCCTCGTCGCCACCCCCCGCGCGCTCGAGCTCGCGCCGCGGCTCGCGCGCGCCGTGGGCGACCTGACGCTGGTGGTGCAGGGCGGCGAGAGCGATCCCGCGGAGAGCGCGCGGGAGCTGACGCTGGCGCTCGCGGATCCCGATCAGATCGCGACGCTGCCGCGCATCGTGCCGACGTTCGCGGAGCGCCTGCCGCGGGCGCGCCTGCGCGTCGTCAGCATCGACACGTTGATCTCGACCGGAGGCCTCGCGGGCGGCGAGATCGACGCGGCGATCGGGCCCGCGGAGGCCGCGAACGGGCTGCACACCGCGCCGCTCTACGAAGAGGCCGGAGTGCTCGTCGCGCGATGCGGGCACCCGATCCTGCGCGGGAAGATGACGTCCGAGCGGTTCCGCGCGCTGCGCCACGTCGACGTGCACCTCGCGCTCGGTCGAGGAGGAGTCGGCCATCGTGTCGCCGAGGACGCGCTGAGCCGCGGAGGGCTCGCGCGCGACATCGTGGTCACGGTGCCGACCTTCACCGCGGCCGCGATGGTGGTCGCGCAGAGCGATCTCGTGGCCGGCATCCCGCGGCGGATCGCGGAGGCCCTGGCGCCCCGCCTCGAGCTCGTGATCATGCCGATCCCGATCCCCGCGATGCGCTTCGAGATGCAGCTCCTCTGGCACGATCGCACCCACCACGACGCGGTCGCGGCGCGATTCCGCGCCGCGGTGATCGACGCGGCGCGACCGAAGAAGAAGCGACGAGGCGCGTGA
- a CDS encoding FAD-dependent oxidoreductase, with the protein MAVNIDITTIHWWETIAPPTIDSSAPRRVEMKALIIGGGIAGPVLATFLRRIGVEVSLREARRGAASSEGSFLGVAPNGMNVLKEIGVDHEVHARGAVCEGFQFLGAEGDRIATIDGRDHEDRYGARLVIAKRGDLHEVLLDRALRAGTDVRFGARLANLDRSDARFVVARFEDGTEETADFVIGCDGLRSRVRSIALPDSPAPAALGLVDFGGYARCDHAPLEVGWNVMLFGHRAFFGAFKRPDGEIWWFHNGASDAEGQGTTRERILALHEEDPEWVRDVIRATPQIAGPWTFHDIESLPSWHRGRVCVIGDAAHATSPSAGQGASLALEDAMELARCLRDAGEPTKAFAMLEARRRARVETIVKQARRNGSGKAVASPIARWARDRMLPFFLKLGASAQHEQYAYRVAWDAPAA; encoded by the coding sequence ATGGCGGTGAACATCGATATCACGACCATTCACTGGTGGGAAACGATCGCTCCACCCACCATCGACTCGTCCGCACCAAGGAGAGTCGAGATGAAGGCGCTGATCATCGGTGGTGGTATCGCTGGCCCCGTGCTCGCGACGTTCCTGCGTCGCATCGGCGTCGAGGTCTCGCTGCGCGAGGCGCGCCGCGGTGCCGCATCGTCCGAGGGGAGCTTCCTCGGCGTCGCGCCCAACGGCATGAACGTCCTGAAGGAGATCGGCGTCGACCACGAGGTGCACGCGCGCGGCGCGGTGTGCGAGGGCTTCCAGTTCCTCGGCGCCGAGGGCGACCGGATCGCGACGATCGACGGTCGCGACCACGAGGATCGGTACGGCGCGCGGCTCGTCATCGCGAAGCGCGGCGACCTCCACGAGGTGCTCCTCGACCGCGCGCTCCGCGCCGGCACCGACGTGCGCTTCGGCGCGCGCCTCGCCAACCTCGACCGCAGCGATGCGCGCTTCGTGGTCGCGCGCTTCGAGGACGGCACCGAGGAGACCGCGGACTTCGTGATCGGCTGCGACGGCCTGCGCTCGCGCGTGCGCTCGATCGCGCTGCCCGACTCGCCCGCGCCCGCCGCGCTCGGGCTGGTCGACTTCGGCGGCTACGCTCGCTGCGATCACGCGCCGCTCGAGGTCGGCTGGAACGTGATGCTCTTCGGGCATCGCGCGTTCTTCGGCGCGTTCAAGCGTCCCGACGGCGAGATCTGGTGGTTCCACAACGGCGCGAGCGACGCCGAGGGCCAGGGCACGACGCGCGAGCGCATCCTCGCGCTGCACGAAGAAGATCCGGAGTGGGTGCGCGACGTGATCCGCGCGACGCCGCAGATCGCCGGGCCCTGGACGTTCCACGACATCGAGAGCCTGCCCTCGTGGCACCGCGGGCGGGTGTGCGTGATCGGCGATGCCGCGCACGCGACCTCGCCCAGCGCGGGGCAAGGCGCCTCGCTCGCGCTGGAGGACGCGATGGAGCTCGCGCGCTGTCTGCGCGACGCGGGCGAGCCGACGAAGGCGTTCGCGATGCTCGAGGCGCGACGACGTGCGCGGGTCGAGACGATCGTGAAGCAGGCGCGCCGCAACGGCTCGGGCAAGGCGGTGGCGAGCCCGATCGCGCGCTGGGCGCGCGACCGGATGCTCCCGTTCTTCCTGAAGCTGGGCGCGTCGGCGCAGCACGAGCAGTACGCGTATCGAGTCGCGTGGGACGCGCCGGCGGCGTGA
- a CDS encoding CBS domain-containing protein has protein sequence MRVEEIMTREPRCCAPQDDVSTAARIMWEQDCGVVPVVDDAGAPVGMVTDRDICMAAYTRGAKLSDMSIESVMSRDVRTCRASDSIATAERTMSSAQVRRLAVVDDRGRVIGVVSLGDLARGRGKNPVRRTLEHLFADVARTLAAISQPRVERPAP, from the coding sequence ATGCGAGTCGAAGAGATCATGACGCGCGAGCCGCGCTGCTGCGCGCCCCAGGACGACGTCTCCACCGCGGCACGGATCATGTGGGAGCAGGACTGCGGCGTCGTGCCCGTGGTCGACGACGCGGGCGCGCCGGTCGGGATGGTCACCGATCGCGACATCTGCATGGCGGCGTACACCCGCGGCGCGAAGCTGAGCGACATGTCGATCGAGTCGGTGATGTCGCGCGACGTGCGGACGTGCCGCGCGAGCGACTCGATCGCGACCGCGGAGCGCACGATGTCGAGCGCTCAGGTGCGACGCCTCGCGGTGGTCGACGATCGTGGGCGCGTCATCGGCGTCGTCTCGCTCGGCGACCTCGCGCGTGGCCGCGGCAAGAACCCGGTCCGCCGCACCCTCGAGCACCTCTTCGCAGACGTGGCGCGCACGCTCGCCGCGATCTCGCAGCCGCGCGTCGAGCGTCCCGCGCCCTGA